AAGAGATGGGACTGTTgggaataaatgaatacaatttcacagaataataataaataaagaatacatttaggacacacacacactgaccgTGTTGCTCGTCTCCCTTTTCCTCACAGtgcccctcctcttcctcaggcAGCCGCACCCGACTCAAATCTTGCTCCTCTTCAGCACTCGACTCCtaatggaaacatttttttgtttgtttgtttgtttgtttgtttgtttacgtcTTCGAACATCCGACGGTGTCGAGGGCAGGACAGCGGCGTCGGCGCACCTGCGATTCGGAGACGCGGTCTTCGTCGGAGTTTCGAAATCCTTCCGGAGCCTCCATGAGGAATTCCAGGCCGTCGCCCGCCTCGTCGTCACTGCCGGCGCAACAAAAGCAAAATcaggagaattttttttttttacttttgagttTCAATACcgtttttaaattgcttttatcattttgtagctttttttttttttttgatcaattgttacgtcatttttttatttgaaactaTAATTAATTAAGTAGTAATattaattcaatattttttaattgtattctgTATAATCAATATctaattaactaattcactctCATTAATGTAATCCTAAACAATTAttcaacaaaataaagaaaaaaaagtgtttattttaatactgaaataatgattaGAGCTAAGCAATTTATATTAAATAACCTCTTTATGGGTGAAAAAATCAAGATAAAAGGTTTCATGCATTTGTTCAATTGTTTTCTTATACTAAAAGATTATTTtggtgttattttaaaatggtattatgcattattaatattataatgACCCAAttattaaaagaaataaaataaaacaaagatgtttaataaatattagtgttgttccgataccgatactggtatcggcagaggtgcagatattgcattaaaacagtggtatcggtatcggtgagtactcacaagtaacatgctgataccgTTAATTCCAattctaatataggattttggatacagcatcttgtgtcttgctggtgcacgtcattcactgatatgtgacatgttcactgcatgccgatcgaaGATATCCTATtcgcccttgaatgctctgaaccaatggcaggacagctttttcatgttgaggaaaaaaaaaaactcaagtattggtatcggatgatactgcaaagctgggtatcggtatcgggggccaaaaaaaatgcatcggaacaacactaataaatatgtaaaattgtTTAGTAGTCAAATAATAATTCActgtcatttttaaattttattatttatcaatACTTTTATAATACATtaaccattttttaaataaaatacatggggAATAAAGTTGACTGCATTGATATAATTGATTATTTACAATGCTAAAATAAGTCAATTCTTTAAATTGTGTAACTTGAAATGATTTAATACAGGCGAAATCTATTTATACATATGCACAATTGCTTATTTTAATACTAAATGAATCACACgtttaattgtattaataactaaactaatatcaattaatatattatttagTGTATCTTATATCTtagaattgtattatttataatttctgtaattataattacataaatatttatttttaaaaaaatcaaggaAAAGCATGCCGACATGCCaactattttttatattatttatattttagtttACTGGCCATTTCACGATCGATACATTAGTTACGATAAATAAGACAAATTTCAACGGAtggatttctttttcttttttccagtcCTCTGCTATTGGCTGAAAATCCATCTatgctttggcgccatcatgTGGTATACCAAGAAACTATATTGAAGTGAAGGAAGACGCTGAACTTAGTCAGGCCAGAGCTTTGTctaatagaataaaaaaagtgcttttccgTCATTTTCTGTCCATTACAAACCTTTCACTCTCTACTGTAGGAAAGCTCGCACCGGAGTCGAAGATTTCTTTGTCCTTCTCCTCTTCgggctcctcctccttctcttcGTCTGCGTTGTCTTGTTCACTCTTGTTTTGATCTTGGTCATGCTGCTCTTCATTTTCTTGCTTTTCTCCTTCATCTTCCTCTTGCGGTTCTTCCTCCTTTTGCTGCTCATCTTCCTCGTGACGATCCTCTTGCGTTTGCTGCTCTTCATCTTCCTGAAGCTCATCCGTCTCCTGATGCACAACCTCTTCCTGATGCTCagccttttcttcctcttcttcttcttcttcttcttcttcttcctcctccaggtcagAGCAGTTGAGGAAGTCAAAACTCTCAAGCGCAGTCTCCACTTCCTGAGTGAAACTAGAAGAAGTGGGAAAAGGAGCCTGGGGAAAAACCATACAAATGATCAGTTTTAAACTCAACATGCGCATAATAACACAAGCATCAACTCACAGTTGGAGCTCCATCAGAATGTTTGAAATCACGAGTGTCCGCTTCAGTCCGGACTGTTGTGACGTCGGGTGAATCTTTCACCAGACAttcggcggtggcggcggacGAAACTTCCGAGAACGAGCGGCTCGGCTCCGCCGAGTTTTGCGGAAGCTCGGCCGATCGGACTGACAGCCCGTCCGTCGCAGTACATTCCGGGCCGGCAGAGCAGGACGTCTGCGGGTGGCCGTTGTGCACCGAATCCCTCGGGGAGAACACCTCGCCCGCTTCGCTCTCGTCCTCCTCCTGATTGGACGACAGCGACGGCGTGGAGGCGCTGGACTTGTGCGGCGTGGGGACGCCGGTTTGCAGGACGTTTGAGGCCGACAGCCTCTGAGCGTGGTGGGCCAGGGCCGGGCTGGACGAGTCGTCCGAGGACTCGGAGGAGTTGGACCACACGGTGCCGTTGTCCAGCTCTCCTTGTCGCTTCAGCAGAGACTGGAGGAAACGAGCCGCGGTCAGATGGGGACAATAAACAGGTGACAGAATGAGGAGGCAAAATGATAACATTATATAAGCTGTAATTTGGgttgaaaaaatgcttttggatTTATTATTTGAATTGTAGAGGGGGGTGTAAAATCACaaattggttaattctgaatgGGGCgggttgtttttgaaaaaaaaaaataataattctcacTACAATTATGTTGATCTTCCAATTATACAATTATGTTGATCAAGCGTTGGCAATAATTGATAGCTCATAAATTATAGGATAGTCTTATTCTCCTCTCAGAGATACTGAGGCAAATGTGCTGTCATCAATGATCTTTTTCAATTTCATTATAAAATATACTTTGAATTagccaacagaaaaaaaaaatctttacaatatgttttatACAGCCCCACTACTCTAAATATGGTGttggtggaatatgaattaactcattgactcagaGCCATTTTCATTAAAGAAACccccttttgacagattttgcaaggcccacagaatattgtgttctattgctacaaaaacatggaacctacaaaaagaaagattggagtttcttctttcatcaggaaaaaaaaaaaaagtata
Above is a genomic segment from Festucalex cinctus isolate MCC-2025b chromosome 4, RoL_Fcin_1.0, whole genome shotgun sequence containing:
- the ripor1 gene encoding rho family-interacting cell polarization regulator 1 isoform X2, with product MFTGSTKLPPAKTPQPERLDEVYAALRRGLQSYLQVHQLELDTLGQQIRENKRNGRLGSLYEQDKQVKAIERFMRRLEFHLSKVEELYDAYCIQRRLRDGASKMVAAFNSATGSKEARESLSEANRGFRECTEHMCSLESELESHMGEFHVKMKGLAGFARLCAGDQYEVLMRYGRQRWRLRGRVEVSNKQIWDSEEYIFLPLVTELLSIKVTELKSLANHVVVGSVSCEMLDLFCPLPQTLAVDINDLGTVKLNLEVTWSPFDKDDHQTSSCSTVSKRLLSNQSPPDTPSMREQVFYSLLKRQGELDNGTVWSNSSESSDDSSSPALAHHAQRLSASNVLQTGVPTPHKSSASTPSLSSNQEEDESEAGEVFSPRDSVHNGHPQTSCSAGPECTATDGLSVRSAELPQNSAEPSRSFSEVSSAATAECLVKDSPDVTTVRTEADTRDFKHSDGAPTAPFPTSSSFTQEVETALESFDFLNCSDLEEEEEEEEEEEEEEKAEHQEEVVHQETDELQEDEEQQTQEDRHEEDEQQKEEEPQEEDEGEKQENEEQHDQDQNKSEQDNADEEKEEEPEEEKDKEIFDSGASFPTVESESDDEAGDGLEFLMEAPEGFRNSDEDRVSESQESSAEEEQDLSRVRLPEEEEGHCEEKGDEQHGQDASHDIQEEAERPPTPSQLATTVF